From the Oncorhynchus masou masou isolate Uvic2021 unplaced genomic scaffold, UVic_Omas_1.1 unplaced_scaffold_521, whole genome shotgun sequence genome, the window GGGACACTGACGCCAGGAGGAGACGTTCCTACAGAACCCTGGGGACACTGACGCCAGGAGGAGACGTTCCCACAGAACCCTGGGGACACTGACGACACCAGGAGGAGACGTTCCCACAGAACCCTGGGGACACTGACGCCGGGAGGAGACGTTCCCACAGAACCCTGGGGACACTGACGCCAGGAGGAGACGTTCCTACAGAACCCTGGGGACACTGAGGCCAGGAGGAGACGTTCCCACAGAACCCTGACGCCGGGAGGAGACGTTCCTACAGAACCCTGGGGACACTGACACCAGGAGGAGACGTTCCTACAGAACCCTGGGGACACTGAGGCCAGGAGGAGACGTTCCCACAGAACCCTGGGGACACTGACGCCAGGAGGAGACGTTACCACAGAACCCTGGGGACACTGACACCAGGAGGAGACGTTCCTACAGAACCCTGGGGACACTGACGCCAGGAGGAGACGTTCCTACAGAACCCTGGGGACACTGACGCCAGGAGGAGACGTTCCTACAGAACCCTGACGCCAGGAGGAGACGTTCCTACAGAACCCTGACGCCAGGAGGAGACGTTCCCACAGAACCCTGGGGACACTGACGCCAGGAGGAGACGTTCCCACAGAACCCTGGGGACACTGACGCCAGGAGGAGACGTTCCCACAGAACCCTGGGGACACTGACGCCGGGAGGAGACGTTCCCACAGAACCCTGGGGACACTGACGCCAGGAGGAGACGTTCCCACAGAACCCTGGGGACACTGAGGCCAGGAGGAGACGTTACCACAGAACCCTGGGGACACTGAGGCCAGGAGGAGACGTTCCCACAGAACCCTGACGCCAGGAGGAGACGTTCCCACAGAACCCTGACGCCAGGAGGAGACGTTCCCACAGAACCCTGACGCCAGGAGGAGACGTTCCCACAGAACCCTGGGGACACTGACGCCGGGAGGAGACGTTCCCACAGAACCCTGACGCCAGGAGGAGACGTTCCCACAGAACCCTGGGGACACTGACACCGGGAGGAGACGTTCCCACAGAACCCTGACACCAGGAGGAGACGTTCCCACAGAACCCTGACGCCAGGAGGAGACGTTCCCACAGAACCCTGACAGAACCCGGGAGGACCACAGAACcctggggacaggaggagacgtTCCCACAGAACCCTGGGGACGTTCCTGACGCCAGGAGGAGACGTTCCTACAGAACCCTGGGGACCCTGACGCCAGGAGGAGACGTTCCTACAGAACCCTGGGGACACTGACGCCAGGAGGAGACGTTCCTACAGAACCCTGGGGACCCTGACGCCAGGAGGAGACGTTCCCACAGAACCCTGGGGACACTGACGCCAGGAGGAGACGTTCCTACAGAACCCTGGGGACACTGACGCCAGGAGGAGACGTTCCCACAGAACCCTGGGGACGCCAGGAGGAGACGTTCCTACAGAACCCTGGGGACACTGACGCCAGGAGACAACTGATGAAAACTGTGTTATGAAATTGTCGTGTTTGTCTTGTTTCAAGATCTGATAAAGAGCTGCATATGTTGACATGTCTGACTGTTTTCTGGTTGATGTATTTTAAAGTGACTATTGAaatggtgtgttgggttgaccagTTATCAGGCACATTCATGTTGTCTGGTCATAACATTCAAACTGAGCAGATGAGAATCTGGGCGTGATGTTCATTCAGTTTGGGGATGCGGTCCAGCTTGAATTTGGTTAAAGAGCAGTGAATTCTGTCATGCTGTATCAGACACACAGCGTCTTCTCTTAGAAATGATTCTGCACTGAAGACACGTAACCACGTTGTTTTAGCCTGTTGGTGATAAATCAAGTCACATTTTTATTGGTCagatacacatatttagcagatgttattgcaggtgtaaaGAAAAGcttgtaaacatgattaaagtgaccagtgattccatgtctatgtacatagagCAGCCGTCtctaggtgcagggttgagtgaCCGGGTGGTAGgctgctagtgatggctattctcggccccagctttgatgcacctgtactgacctcgccttctggatggtaacgggatgaacaggcagtggcttgggtggttgatgtccttgatgatctttttggccttcctgtgacatcggatgctctaggtgtcctggagggcaggtagtttgcccccggtgatgcgtcgGGCAGAttacaccaccctctggagagcccagtggttgcgggtggtgcagttgtcataccaggcggtgatacagcccgacaggatgctctcaattgcgcatctgtaaaggtttgtgagggtaggctgaagaaatgtgtcttggcccctgaggttgaagtggcactgttgtgccttcttcaccacactgtctgtgtggatggaccatttcagattgtcagtgatatGTCCGCTTtttaccttctccactgcggtcacATCGATGTGAACAGGGTCgcgctccctctgctgtttcctgaagtccacgatcagctccttcattttgttgacgttgagggagaggttattttcctggcaccacactcccagggccctcacctcctccctgtaggctgtctcatcattgttggtaatcaggcctattactgttgtgtcgtctgaaaacttgatgattgggttggaggagtgcatggccacgcagtcatgggtgaacagggagtacaggagggggctgagcaagcAACCTTgcggggcccctgtgttgagtatCAGCAAAGtcgaggtgttgtttcctaccttcaccaccaggggggcggcccgtcaggaagtccaggacccagttgcatagggcggggttgagacccaggtccttaagcttaatgatgagcttggagggtactatagtgttgaatgctgagctgtagtcaatgaacagcattcttacataactattcctcttgtccagatgggatagggcagtgtgcagtgcgatggcgattgcatcgtctgtggacctattggggcgttaagcaaattgaagtgggtctagggtgtcaggtaaggtggaggtgatatttacatttacatttaagtcatttggcagacgctcttatccagagcgacttacaaattggtgaattcaccttatgacatccagtggaacagccactttacaatagtgcatctaaatcatttaaggggggggtgagaaggattactttatcctatcctaggtattccttaaagaggtggggtttcaggtgtctccggaaggtggtgattgactccgctgtcctggcgtcgtgagggagtttgttccaccattggggggccagagcagcgaacagttttgactgggctgagcgggaactgtacttcctcagtggtagggaggcgagcaggccagaggtggatgaacgcagtgcccttgtttgggtgtagggcctgatcagagccagGAGGTAccgcggtgccgttcccctcacagctctgtaggcaagcaccatggtcttgtagcggatgcgagcttcaactggaagccagtggagagagcggaggagcggggtgacgtgagagaacttgggaaggttgaacaccagacgggctgcggcgttctggatgagttgtaggggtttaatggcacatgcagggagcccagccaacagcgagttgcagtaatccagacggagatgacaagtgcctggattaggacctgcgccgcttcctgtgtgaggcagggtcgtactctgcggatgttgtagagcatgaacctacaggaacgggccaccgccttgatgttagttgagaacgacagggtgttgtccagtatcacgccaaggttcttagcgctctgggaggaggacacaatggagttgtcaaccgtgatggcgagatcatggaacgggcagtccttccccgggaggaagagcagctccgtcttgccgaggttcagcttgaggtggtgatccgtcatccacactgatatgtctgccagacatgcagagatgcgattcgccacctggtcatcagaagggggaaaggagaagattaattgtgtgtcgtctgcatagcaatgataggagagaccatgtgaggttatgacggagccaagtgacttggtgtatagcgagaataggagagggcctagaacagagccctgggggacaccagtggtgagagcgcgtggcgaggagacagattctcgccacgccacctggtaggagcgacctgtcaggtaggacgcaatccaagcgtgggccgcgccggagatgcccaactcgaggagggtggagaggaggatctgatggttcacagtatcgaaggcagtcgataggtctagaaggatgagagcagaggagagagagttagctttagcagtgcggagcgcctccgtgatacagagaagagcagtctcagttgaatgactagtcttgaaacctgactgatttggatcaaggtcattctgagagagatagcgggagagctggccaaggacggcacgttcaagagttttggagagaaaagaaagaagggatactggtctgtagttgttgacatcggagggattgagtgtaggttttttcagaaggggtgcaactctcgctctcttgaagacggaagggacgtagccagcggtcagggatgagttgatgagcgaggtgaggtaagggagaaggtctccggaaatggtctggagaagagaggaggggatagggtcaagcgggcaggttgttgggcggccggccgtcacaagaagcgagatttcatctggagagagaggggagaaagaggtcagagcacagggtagggcagtgtgagcagaaccagcggtgtcgtttgacttagcaaacgaggatcggatgtcgtcgaccttcttttcaaaatggttgacgaagtcatctgcagagagggaggaggggggagggggaggaggattcaggagggaggagaaggtggcaaagagcttcctagggttagaggcagatgcttggaatttagagtggtagaaagtggctttagcagcagagacagaggaggaaaatgtagagaggagggagtgaaaggatgccaggtccgcagggaggcgagttttcctccatttccgctcggctgcccggagccctgttctgtgagctcgcaatgagtcgtcgagccacggagcgggaggggaggaccgagccggcctggaggataggggacatagagagtcaaaggatgcagaaagggaagagaggagggttgaggaggcagaatcaggagataggttggagaaggtttgagcagagggaagagatgataggatggaagaggagagagtagcgggggagagagagcgaaggttgggacagcgcgataccatccgagtaggggcagtgtgggaagtgttggatgagagcgagagggaaaaggatacaaggtagtggtcggagacttggaggggagttgcaatgaggttagtggaagaacagcatctagtaaagatgaggttgagcgtattgcctgccttgtgagtaggggggaaggtgagagggtgaggtcaaaagaggagaggagtggaaagaaggaggcagagaggaatgagtcaaaggtagacgtggggaggttaaagtcgcccaggactgtgagaggtgagccgtcctcaggaaaggagcttatcaaggcatcaagctcattgatgaactctccgagggaacctggagggcgataaatgataaggatgttaagcttgaaagggctggtaactgtgacagcatggaattcaaaggaggcgatagacagatggggagaaagagagaatgaccacttgggagagatgaggatcccggtgccaccaccccgctgaccagaagctctcggggtgtgcgagaacacgtgggcggacgaagagagagcagtaggagtagcagtgttatctgtggtgatccatgtttccgtcagtgccaagaagtcgagggactggagggaggcataggctgagatgaactctgccttgttggtcgcagatcggcagttccagaggctaccggagacctggaactccacgtgggtcgtgcgcgctgggaccaccagattagggtggccgcggccacgcggtgtggagcgtttgtatggtctgtgcagagaggagagaacagggatagatagacacatagttgacaggctacagaagaggctacgctaatgcaaaggagattggaatgacaagtggactacacgtctcgaatgttcagaaagttaagcttacgtagcaagaatcttattgactaaaatgattgaaatgatacagtactgctggagtaggctagctggcagtggctgcgttgttgactttgtaggctagctggcagtggctgcgttgttgacactacactaatcaagtcgttccgtcgagtgtaatagtttctacagtgctgctattcggggctagctggctagctagcagtgttgattacgttacgttacgttagaAGAATgaaaatagctggctagctaacctagaaaatcgctctagactacacaattgtcttagatacaaagacggctatgtagctagctagctacgatcaaacaaatcaaaccgttgtactgtaatgaagtgaaattaaaatgtgatactacctgtggagcgaagcggaatgttgaccgggttgttgaagttctattcggtagacattggctagctgttggctagctagctagcagtatctcctacgttaaggacgacaaatagctggctagctaacctcggtaaattaagataatcactctaagtctacacactctaaactacacaattatcttggatacgaagacagcaaagacaactatgtagctagctaacactacactaatcgagtcgttcagttgagtgtaatagtttctacagtgctggtagacggtggacgttagcggtggacgttagctagctgctgggcagatagcagtgtagactacgttaggatgacgaaatacgataattacgcaattatcttcgatacaaagacggctatgttgctagctaagaagaaattgctaagattagacaaatcaaaccgttgtactataatgaaatgtaatgaaatgtaatgaaaatgtaatgaaaagttatactacctgcggaccgaagtgtagatgcgaccgctcgctccaacctgGAACTAGCCACCTTGTACCGTCTTCGGTCTCTCCTTAACTGGTAGCTTGTCATGTAACATGTATGTCATGTATACTGGAATTGTTTGCAATGAGTTCATGACTAATACATTGTATTAGTTGAATTCAGTAACTGCATTCCTCATTTTACAAACTATTATTTGATTATGCCTATAATTTAGTAGGTCTGTTGATAATTGTTATTGAcacattgtcacgttctgacctttatttcctttgttttgtctttatttagtatggtcaggacgtgagttggggtgggcaatctgtttgtttttctattatttgggtatttctatgtttcggcctagtatggttctcaatcagaggcaggtgtcattagttgtctctgattgagaatcatacttaggtagcctgggtttcactgtgtgtttgtgggtgattgttactgtctctgtgtttgcaccagataggactgtttggtgtttttcacatttcttgtttttgtattcagttgttcatgtgtacatttacgtattaaaagaaccatggacacttaccacgccgcatattggtcctctgatccttctcgcctctcctcttcggaagaagaggaggaaatccctgaCACACATAGCACATGCTTGGGCAGCACCTTGACATCCCTGATCTACTTGACTCGATAAATGAATGTAAGACCATTAGTTGCCAGGGTTACCTATTTGTATCTAGCCTCTTAACAACTGCACAACGTTGCAAGATAGACACGTTCATTAAAGTCACACTGGGTCGGTGACGCAAGGGTTCGCTATCTTGCTCGATCCTCCAGAGACGCATTTATTCACATAATAACAGGGTCAGATTGTTAAACGTAGTTTATTATTGTTCAGCATCATTTCTACACATTTACATCATTTGTTGTGTTTATTACATTTGTTTAATTTGATTcatttattatttcattccaagtcatcatctcatctctatagagctgctgtctatgctgtctgacaaaatcactgtTTTGtcgttcttcaaagtaaataaggcatacttttatgactgctgaacaccagctatcaatcacttagatcatgtattttcaggtagagatacctcacggAGCAACAGCTCCCTATTCCTCTCCATCACActttcttctgtctcttctctctctcccaacattggacaatcattggacaatctcattgagagagatgatagaggggtaggaggaggagagaccagaatgtcaagggggtggagagactgaaggagagtgagagagagacagatgatagaggggtagaaggagaggcCAGAATGTCaagggggtggagagagtgaaggagaatgagagagatagaaacagatgatagaggggtagaaggagaggcCAGAATGTCAAGGGGGTggagagactgaaggagaatgagagagaaacagatgatagaggggtagaaggagagtCCAGAATGTCAAGGGGGTggagagactgaaggagaatgagagagaaacagatgacagaggggtagaaggagaggcCAGAATGTCAAGGGGGTggagagactgaaggagaatgagagagatagaaatatATGAtagaggggtagaaggagaggcCAGAATGTCaagagggtggagagagtgaaggagaacgagagagagagagagagcttctaaAAGATATGATCAGAAGAGCTGTTATCTCGAGGGGTACAGGGTAGAgggtctctctttccctctctctctcgccatctgtCTGATTTCTGGGTTTATATTTTATTCAGTTAACGTGCTGCTCATCGTTATTCAAGAGACCCACCTGTGGTGGCTCGGAGAGATTCATCTTGTGATTTCCTATTAGGAAAACAACTCTTGGATTGAGATCTAGATCACATGATGAAGATGTGTGTGATCTACACATCAGCTGAGATCTTGACTGGAACTTGAACGTTTTCagtagttacagtgccttcagaaagtattcataccccttgacttaattattccacatgttgtggtgttatagcctgaattgtaaatggattaaatatatacttttctcacccatctacacacaatatcccataatgacaaagtgaaacatctttttagaaatctttacaaatgtattgaaaatgaaatacagaaatattatatttacataagtattcacacccctgagtcaatacatgttagaatcaccttttggGTTAttgaagtctctaagagctttccacacctatttgcacattgttctttttaaaaatgttcaAGCTCTGTCTAGTTGGTtggtgatcattgctagacagacatttttaagtcttgccatagatttttttAGATGATTTAAGTCAGGAACATTCAACGTGGtcatggtaagcaactccagtgtatggctttgtgttttaggttattgtcctgctgaaaggggaatttgtctcccagtgaatttgtctcccagtgacTGAAcctggttttcctctaggattctgcctgtgcttagctctattccgtttctttttatcctaaacaactccttagtccttgccgatgacaagcataacatgatgcaaccaccaccgtGCTTGAAAATAGTGGTTCTCAGtcaaggtgtgaatactttctgtaactgttttaaagtcaccattggcctcgtaGTGAAATGCCTGAGCagtttctttcctctccggcaactgagttaggaaggacgcctgtatctttgtagtgactaggtgtatagatacaccatctaaagtgtaatgaataacttcaccatgggATATGCaatgtctgtttgtttttttacccatctaccaataggtgcccttctttgtgaggaaAACCATTGgaaaaatctccctggtctttgtggttgaatctgtgtttgaaattcactgcttgactgagggaccttccagataattgtacgtgtggggtacagagatgaggtaaacactattattgaacacagtgtgagtccatgcaacttattatatgaCTTTTGAAGCACATTttgactcctgaacttatttatgctggccataacaaagggactgaatacttatttactcaagacatttcagcttttcattttgaattcatctgtaaacatttctaacatcagaattccactttgacattatggggtgttgtgtgtaggccagtgacacacaatCTACATTTAAAACGTCAAGGTGTGAATAgtctctgaaggcactgtaggagTTGAAGAGATTTCCACATTTCAAGAGATTTGGGTCGAcattgtgtttggtgtgtgtgtgtgtgttctttgaaTCAGAACGTTGTTAGGATGTAACAGTGTTTCATTTGTGCCGGGTCCTGGTGGAACAAGATCTGGAACATatccgttttggactgttttgttccagaacctctccgttttggactgttttgttccagaacctctccgttttggactgttttgttctcCGTTTTGggctgttttgttccagaacctctccgttttggactgttttgttccagaacctctccgttttggactgttttgttccagaacctctccgttttggactgttttgttccagaacctctccgttttggactgttttgttccagaacctctccgttttggactgttttgttccagaacctctCCGTTTGAACTGTTTTGTTCCGGAATGTATTTGGCTGGATCCGGTACCTCTCTTGGCATGACAAATAATTGTCACTTTTGCAATGTAACAATTCAAACAAAAGTGCTCAAAGTTCATTCGAGTTGCCTCTTCATTAATTCTCCTGCTCCCACAACAAAAAACATAATGTGAAAAAGTAGATTTTCGGCCAGGGCCTAATATTCAAAGAGTTGATTCGGGTTGGGCCGGCCCATGTTTACAGTTTGCACAACACAGTTTGAGACCAACGCGTGGCCCTGGCGGTGTGAGAAGCGCGTCAGTATCTCTCACATAACTAGAATGAGACTTTATATGatctctctcccgctctgctctgatagagCCTGCAACTCTCACCTCTCCACTATTGCatttcatcatttatttccttatacaaCCGTGCGAAGGGTTCTGAAGGACTGCAGCACTCCTGATGAATTGAAATCAATTTGCCAAAGTTATATaattactgctgtctgttcagagAGAAATGAAATCATTCAGAATCGCCTACTATACCATGAGAAGGCCTATAAtgtagccacagaggatcaatagcttCGTTTTAAAATAGACAAGTAGACAAGGAATAGCCTACAGTCGGGAAAGCGCGGCAAATCTGTCAGTGAAAAAACAAAACAGGCCTTTCGCAATATTTCAAATAGAATCGAgggaaaacacaggttggaaaTTTTAAATTTGATCAACttccaaatattgttttacaaagttaaacaagagagagagaggcttttgGCACGAGCACATCAGCCATCACCAGCCAGTGTGCTGTCCATCAGCCTTCACCAGCCAGTGTGCTGCCCATCAGCCTTCACCAGCCAGTGTGCTGTCCATCAGCCTTCACCAGCCAGTGTGCTGTCCATCAGCCATCACCAGCCAGTGTGCTGTCCATCAGCCTTCACCAGCCAGTGTGCTGTCCATCAGCCTTCACCAGCCAGTGTGCTGCCCATCAGCCTTCACCAGCCAGTGTGCTGTCCATCAGCCTTCACCAGCCAGTGTGCTGTCCATCAGTCACCAGCCAGTGTGTCCATCAGTCCATCACCTGCCAGTGTGCTGTCCATCAACCATCACCAGCCAGTGTGCTGCCCATCAGCCTTCACCAGCCAGTGTGCTGTCCATCAGCCTTCACCAGCCAGTGTGCTGTCCATCAGCCATCACCAGCCAGTGTGCTGCCCATCAGCCTTCACCAGCCAGTGTGCTGTCCATCAGCCTTCACCAGCCAGTGTGCTGTCCTTCAGCCATCACCAGCCAGTGTGCTGTCCATCAGCCTTCACCAGCCAGTGTGCTGCCCATCAGCCTTCACCAGCCAGTGTGCTGTCCATCAGCCTTCACCAGCCAGTGTACTGTCCATCAGCCTTCACCAGCCAGTGTGCTGTCCATCAGCCTTCACCAGCCAGTGTACTGTCCATCAGCCTTCACCAGCCAGTGTGCTGcccatcattgggtgagtcagtgaaactggaaagcattttttaggactataatttcctcctcatgtTGTAGTCTGCAATATGTC encodes:
- the LOC135535853 gene encoding keratin-associated protein 9-6-like, translating into MAFTSQCAAHQPSPASVLSISLHQPVCCPSAITSQCAVHQPSPASVLSISLHQPVCCPSAFTSQCAVHQPSPASVLSISHQPVCPSVHHLPVCCPSTITSQCAAHQPSPASVLSISLHQPVCCPSAITSQCAAHQPSPASVLSISLHQPVCCPSAITSQCAVHQPSPASVLPISLHQPVCCPSAFTSQCTVHQPSPASVLSISLHQPVYCPSAFTSQCAAHHW